The Lentimicrobium sp. L6 nucleotide sequence TGATTCCTAAAATAACTAATAATTGTTTAAACATTTTATTGATTTTGAATGAATTATTAAAAACCAATAGAGTGGTATTGATACTTAATTCCCTCCGCCAGCATTACCTGGATCAGGTTTTAAGAGTGTGTTCTCAGCCCGTAGTATTAAGGCACCTCTATTGTTATTATCGCTGCAAAGGTAGAATTTTTTAATGAATAGAAGTGTTTTTAGATGTTTTTAGGTCTTGACATGAAATATATTGATAGTATATATTTAAAAGTATTATTTTTGGAAGATGTTAGATAGATTTAAATTCATTTTGTTTTTTCTGATGCTGATAGGCATGGGACTTATTTTATTTTTCTATAATTACGAAAGAGATATGAAGTCTTTTTATGAAGGTAAGGATCTGAACCTTAGTTTTGAAGGGAAGAAAGAATTGACTGAACCGAAGCTTGTGTTTATGAAAGATATTATAAGAGCAGCACAATATTCTAATTATCAGATTAACAAGGACAGATCTATTTTAAAAAAAATCAACATTGCTTTTAATAAAAGTAGTTCATTAACAAAGTATCAGATCATAAAAATTGAAAAAATCCTCAAAAAATATGATTTTAAAGAGGAAATTGATCATACAGAACCTTCACAAGTAGCTTTAATCATAGATAAATTGATGTTAAAAGTTCAGATGGTGCCTGTGCGTTTGGCAATAGCTCAAGCTATTATTGAATCAGCATGGGGCGAATCTCGTTTTGCCAAAGAGGGGCATGCCTATTTTGGTATTCATTGTTATGAAGAGGGCTGTGGTATGAAATTCGGTAAGGATGATCAAAAAGTTTTCGTTAAAACCTACCCCAATCTTCAATCTTCTGTGGATGGATATATGTTTTTCCTAAATACAAAAAAAGGCACGAATGGGTTTCGTAAAGCACGTCAGCACTATTATAGCACAGATGATAAAGATTTAATCATTCTAGCAGAAAGCTTAAATTCCTATAGTGAAATAGGAGGGGAGTATCAGAAGATCATCAATAGCCTTTTTAAGAATTATATTCCTAATGAAATAGCTGATTATTAGTAAATCGAAAAACAGATTGCATAATATATGCTTCTTTTCAAATTCTACCGATGTTGAAATGACCTTTATTTTAAAATCAATAAGAATGCATCATTTCCTACTGGCATTACTTGAATCTATGTGACTGATAATCCATGCTTTTTCTTTATATTTATAAAATTTACAACCTTGATTTTCATCGCTATAAATTCAAGCTAAAAATCCTATCTTTGCAGCCCAAAATTTAAAAGCATGACATTAGAAATACAACTCGTAGAAAAAGCGCAATTAGCACTAAAAGAACTATATGGCCAAGATATTGAAGCCAAACAAATTCCCGTTCAACAAACTCGTAAGGACTTAGAAGGTGATTTCACCATTGTTGTTTTTGGTTTTACCAGATTATCGAAAAAATCTCCAGAGCAAACGGCTGAGGAATTAGGCCAAAAAATGCTAGCTGCTGAGCCTTTTATCGATAGCTTTAATGTGATTAAAGGATTTTTAAATTTTGTGATAAAGGATGATTATTATCTCAATATCTTAGAGAATATTGTAAATGCTCAAAAGTATGGATTTACTCCCATGGATGAAAAAGATGTTCTGGTTTTAGAATATTCTTCTCCAAATACTAATAAGCCTTTGCATTTAGGACATATTAGAAATAACCTCTTAGGTTGGTCGGTAGCTGAATTGCTTAAAGCCAATGGTAAGAATGTGAAAAAAGTGAACCTGATCAACGATAGAGGTATTCATATTTGTAAGTCTATGTTGGCTTGGCAAAAATGGGGTGAAAATAAAACTCCTGAATCAACAGATACCAAAGGAGATAAATTTGTTGGCGATTATTATGTGCTTTTCGACCAAAAATATAAAGTAGAAATCAAAACTTTAGTAGAGAGTGGAATAGAGGAGGATGTGGCCAAAAAGCAAGCTCCTCTAATGCTAGAAGCTCAAGAAATGTTACTGAAATGGGAAGCTGGAGATAAAAAAGTTTACGAGCTATGGACTAGAATGAACCAATGGGTTTATGATGGTTTTGATATTACTTATGCCAATATGGGTGTTGACTTCGATAAAGTTTATCATGAATCAGAAACCTATCTCTTAGGAAAGAAATTAGTGGAGGAGGGCCTAGAAAAGGGTATTCTCTTTAAAAAGGAAAATGGCTCCGTTTGGTGTGATTTAACAGATGAGGGGATGGATGAGAAGTTATTGCTTCGTGCGGATGGAACTTCTGTATATATGACACAAGACCTTGGAACGGCGCAATTACGACAAGAGGACTATAGCCCTAATGAGATGATTTATGTGGTAGGAAATGAACAGAACTATCATTTCGATGTTTTAAAGATTGTACTTCAGAAATTAAGTAAAGAATGGGCAAAAAATATTCATCACCTTTCTTATGGTATGGTAGAGCTTCCTCATGGTAAAATGAAGTCGAGAGAAGGAACTGTAGTAGATGCCGACGATTTAATGCAAGAAATGTATGATACGGCTAAAGCAACCACTGAGGAACTTGGCAAAATAGAAGATTTTACTATTGAAGAAGCTGCTGAACTATATAAAACAGTGAGTTTAGGAGCTTTAAAGTATTTTATATTAAAAGTAGATCCTAAAAAACAGATGATGTTTAATCCTGCAGAATCTATTGATTTTAATGGAAATACAGGGCCTTTTATTCAGTATACTTATGCTCGTATCCAATCTATTATTCGTAAGGCTCACGAGAATGGTATTTCTGCCCACTATAATGGTAACCTAAAATTAGAGGCTAAAGAAAAAGCTTTAGTAAAACATTTAGGAAATTATACAGCTGCCATAAAACAAGCTGGGGAACATTATAGTCCCAGTATGGTAGCAAATTATATTTTCGAATTGGTAAAAGAATACAATAAATTCTATCAGGAGCATTCTATTATGAAAGAAGAGGATACCAATAAACAAGCTTTTAGAGTCGAGTTATCCAAGCAAGTTGCGGGAGTTATTGCAAGTGGAATGTCGATATTAGGTATCCAAGTTCCTAATAGAATGTAATTTTTTAAAAAAAATACCAATTGTAATTAGCAGATATATAGTCTTTTAGTTTGTTAATATTTAAAAAGGGGAGAAATAATTGGTCAAAATACTTGACAAAATCTGATTTATGTGTATCTTTGTCAAGAATCGAGATAGATAATTGGTAAATGCAAAGTCAACGAGTTCTTCGTTGGCTTTTTTTTATGTCAATATTTAATCACTTACTTTTATAGTGTATATTCTTTTCCGGAATAAAAATTGATAAAATTGTTCACGTAAAGATTTTTTTTCTTACCTTTGTTAGTGAATCGAGATAGATAATTGGTAAATGCAAAGTCAACGAGTTCTTCGTTGGCTTTTTTTATGTCTCAATTTCCTTTGGTTTTTTCAATGTAAATAATTTTTAGAAAAAAAAGTTTAAAAATATTTGACTTTAGGTTGGCAATATTGTATTTTTGTCAATGAATCGAGATAGATAATTGGTAAATGCAAAGTCAGCGAGTTCTTCGCTGGCTTTTTTTTATGTCCGGTATTTATGGATAGAGTATTGATCTACATTAATTTATTTTGTTTCGGTTGATAATGTAAATTGAATTGAAAGCTTTCAATGTTACAGGCTTAACAGAGAAATAATGTTTTTGAAAAAAAAATAATTCAATTCCAATTATTTTAATATTTTTGCTACATCATTTATAGATAGATGATAAATACAGAAATGCCAACGAGTTCTTCGTTGGCATTTTTTATATCAAAACAAAAGGATTTGTTTACTCCTTATAATAAACACGCTTCACGCGCTGCGAAATGCCAGTCAGTATTTCATAGGGGATAGTTTGACCAATATTGGCCATTTCTCTAATTTTTT carries:
- a CDS encoding glucosaminidase domain-containing protein produces the protein MKDIIRAAQYSNYQINKDRSILKKINIAFNKSSSLTKYQIIKIEKILKKYDFKEEIDHTEPSQVALIIDKLMLKVQMVPVRLAIAQAIIESAWGESRFAKEGHAYFGIHCYEEGCGMKFGKDDQKVFVKTYPNLQSSVDGYMFFLNTKKGTNGFRKARQHYYSTDDKDLIILAESLNSYSEIGGEYQKIINSLFKNYIPNEIADY
- the argS gene encoding arginine--tRNA ligase, with protein sequence MTLEIQLVEKAQLALKELYGQDIEAKQIPVQQTRKDLEGDFTIVVFGFTRLSKKSPEQTAEELGQKMLAAEPFIDSFNVIKGFLNFVIKDDYYLNILENIVNAQKYGFTPMDEKDVLVLEYSSPNTNKPLHLGHIRNNLLGWSVAELLKANGKNVKKVNLINDRGIHICKSMLAWQKWGENKTPESTDTKGDKFVGDYYVLFDQKYKVEIKTLVESGIEEDVAKKQAPLMLEAQEMLLKWEAGDKKVYELWTRMNQWVYDGFDITYANMGVDFDKVYHESETYLLGKKLVEEGLEKGILFKKENGSVWCDLTDEGMDEKLLLRADGTSVYMTQDLGTAQLRQEDYSPNEMIYVVGNEQNYHFDVLKIVLQKLSKEWAKNIHHLSYGMVELPHGKMKSREGTVVDADDLMQEMYDTAKATTEELGKIEDFTIEEAAELYKTVSLGALKYFILKVDPKKQMMFNPAESIDFNGNTGPFIQYTYARIQSIIRKAHENGISAHYNGNLKLEAKEKALVKHLGNYTAAIKQAGEHYSPSMVANYIFELVKEYNKFYQEHSIMKEEDTNKQAFRVELSKQVAGVIASGMSILGIQVPNRM